TTGGCACAGCTCAGAGCCGCAAACTGAAGAAATACGCAAAGATCGTATCTCAAGTAAATGCGTGGGATGAGAAGTATAAGTCTCTAAGCGATGAAGAGTTAAAACACAAAACAGTCGAGTTTAAAGAGCGTATCGCAAATGGCGAGACCCTCGATCAGCTCCTCCCTGAAGCGTATGGCGTCGTAAAAAATGCGTGCCGCAGACTCTGTGGAATCGATGTCCACGTCTCAGGATATGATCAGAAGTGGGACATGGTCCCCTACGATGTGCAGATTCTGGGTGCGACAGCCCTCCACTACGGCTCGATTGCCGAGATGCAGACAGGCGAAGGAAAGACCCTAACCGCCTCCCTCCCTCTCTACCTCAACGCCCTTTCTGGTAAGCCGGTTCATCTCGTCACAGTAAACGACTACCTCGCTCAGCGCGACTGCGAATGGATGGGAACGATCTCCCGCTGGCTTGGACTCACAGTAAAACCCCTGATCTCCTCTACCCCCCACCATCTCCGGAAAGGGATCTACGAGGCGGACATCGTCTACGGAACCTCCTCAGAATTCGGTTTCGACTACTTAAGAGACAACTCGATGGTTCAGAGCAAGGAAGAGCAGTGCCAGAGAGGCCACTTCTTTGCGATCATCGACGAGGTCGACTCGATCCTTATCGATGAAGCGCGCACACCTCTGATCATCTCCGGCCCCTCCACTTCTTCGAGACAGATGTACGATGAGCTTAAAGATGGCGTTGCCGACCTCGTACGCCTCCAGAGAGATCTCTGCAACCGCTTGGCAACAGAGGCTCGCAAAACACTCGAACAACTAGGCATGCTTACCGAAGGCGAGAAGCCGAAGCTTGAGAAGAAGGCAGCTGCTGATGCAAAAGAAGCCTTCAGAAAGTTCTGGCTCGTCAGCAAGGGAACTCCTCAGAACAAGATTCTTAAGAGAATGCGCGAAGATCCCGACCTTCGCTCCGAGATCGAAAGCTGGGACACCTACTACTACTCCGAGAGCAACAAGCAAGAGAGATCTGCCGCTCTCTCCGAGCTCTACATCATCGTCGATGAGCGAGCGAGCGAATATGAGCTGACCGATAAGGGGATCCACTCCTGGATGGGCAGCCGTACAAATGAGCCAAACGAAGACGACTTCCTCATGATCGACTTGGGCGGCGAGTATGCGAAGATCGACGAGAATCCCGATCTCAGCGAACAGGAAAAGCTCAAGCAGAAGGTAGCTCTTAGAGAAGAAGATGCGCTGCGCAAAGAGCGCTCGCACAACTTAAGACAACTCTTCCGCGCTCACCTCCTGATGGAAAAAGATATCGACTACATCGTTGTCGATAACAAGATCGTGATCATCGACGAGAACACGGGTCGTCCGCAGCCAGGCAGACGCTTCTCAGATGGACTCCACCAGTCGATTGAAGCAAAAGAGGGAGTCGCGATCCAACAAGAGACGCAGACCTACGCGACTATTACCCTGCAGAACTACTTCCGCATGTACAAGAAGATCTCCGGCATGACGGGGACTGCCATGACAGAAGCGAATGAGTTTAAAGACATCTACAAGCTGGATGTTCTTGCGATCCCCACACACCGCGGATGCCACCGCAAAGATGCCGATGATGAGATCTACATGACAGAGCGCGAGAAGTACAACGCGATCTTAAAAGATCTCCAAGAGATCCACGCTCTCGGAAGACCGATCCTTATCGGCACCGAGTCTGTCGAGGTCTCTGAAAAGCTCTCTCGCATCTTGAAATTGGGAAAACTGGAACACACTGTTCTCAATGCGAAAAACCACGCAAAAGAGGCTGAGATCATCGCCGATGCGGGCAGAAAAGGCGCAATCACCGTTGCGACAAATATGGCCGGCCGCGGAACTGATATTAAACTCAAAGAGGGAGCAGCAGACGTGGGCGGACTTCACGTTGTAGGCACCACTCGCCACCAGTCTCGCAGAATCGACAGACAGCTCCGAGGAAGAAGCGCTCGCCTTGGCGACCCTGGCTCTTCCAAGTTCTACGTCTCTTTTGAAGATTCGCTCATGCGCCTCTTCACCTCTCCGCGCATCACATCGTTCCTACAGCGATTCCGCCCGCCAGAAGGCGAGCCTATCTCTGCAAAGGTATTAAACAAGTCGATCGAGACAGCGCAGAAGAGAGTTGAGCAGCGCAACTACACGATCCGCAAGCATACGCTCGAGTATGATGATGTGATGAACAAGCAGCGTGAAGAGATCTACTCGTTCAGAAACGAGGTCCTTCACACTGAAAATACAGCCGCTCTCGCAGAAGAGATTCTCGAAGAGGTGTGCGCCGATCTATCTAGCCAGTTCCTCGCTATCCACTCCTCAAAAAATGGGTGGGACGTCGAAGGCTACCGCCAGTGGCTCATGACTCAGTTTCCCGTTAAGTTTGATAAAGAGGAGTTTGAAGGCGCAAATGCCAAGCCCGAAGAGCTGGAACGCAAAGCCCAGCAGCTCGTGGTTCAAGCCTTCCGCGACAAGCTAGCAAACGACTGCGAGATGCTTGAGAAGGCACAGCTAGCGCTAGCCCCTGCTACCGGCGCCATCGACCCCAATGGCATCTTAAAAGAGGTGGTGCGCAACGTCCTCATCCGCACAATCGATCAGTACTGGCAAGAGCACCTTCTGCACATCGACCACCTGCGCGCAGAAGTGCACCTCCGTGCGATCGGGCAGAAAGATCCGCTCATCGAGTTTAAACACGAGGCGTTTGCCCTCTTTCAATCTCTCAGTGCGAAGATCAAGATGGAGATCGCTCATGCGCTCTTCAAATTCGCCATGATGATGCCAGAGCCTCCAGAAAAGATGGAGCTGCCTCGAGAAGATCGCCTCCAGCACCGCACCGATCTCTCTATGCTTCCTAACTTCTTCTCCGAAGAAGAGACCCTCGACATCCAGGGATAAGAGCGCGCGGAGAAGAAATGGACATTAATGTCCGTTTTCCCGAGCGGGCTTCTTTTCCCGCGCGCTCTTATTTCAAAAAATTTTATTACTAAAATTTAAAGAATTATTACAATCTTATTATAAAAGATTGAATATTGTATAATAGACTCTTAAATTAACTGGGAGTTTATTATGGCAATGGGTGTAGGAATGGAAACGTTTGCTTTAGGAGTTCTTGGCGTTTGCGCATCAGCCGTCGGTGCCGCCGGATCAGTGATAGAGTTAGGTGCCAAGCAGCTCAATGTGTTCGACAATCCTGAGACGAGAAAAGCTGCGATCGTCTTCGGAAAGACGATTCAGGCAATTAGCGCAGCAGTCTCGCTGTTCATCCTTGCTGGCATGGTCTCTCCAACGCTATCAGCTATCGCTCTTTTTTTCTCTCTAGGCATGATTGGATTTCCCATTGCTGAAGAGTACCTAGAAAGTTTTGGCAATTTTCCAGCTGAGATGGTAGAGATGGTAAGAAACGCTGCATCAGGAGCGAATTATACTGCAAAAATAGTGAACATAATCACGCTAAGCGCCGCAGCAGCTGTGATCCATCCGCTTGCAGCAGTTGCAACCCTGCTCGCACTTGGCGCCTTGAATTACGCAGCTCTCGAAAGCAACTAGATCCCAAGAGAAAAAAGTCTCTAAAGAAAAAAGACCGTTTTTCAACGGTCTTTTTTTATTACTTTTTGAAGGGGGAGGCCTTCTTCATGCCGAAGTAGATGAGGGGAAGGGAGATGAGGCAGTAGATGAACCAGTAGCTGGCATCCCACTCGAGCTTTAAAAAGCCGCCTTCTGAGAAGAAGAACTGGAGAAGGCCGAGTAGGCAGAGGTTGCTTCCGATTGAGAGAAAAAGAATAGGGAGGAGGCCGCTCTGGCTCTGGGCTTCGTGTGCTTCTCCTTCTGAATTGTTGATCTGCATAGTGGTGGCTCCTAAACCAGCGGTGACAGTTTTAACTTCTTTGAACGTCTCTACTCTTTTCTTCACAGGCTCTGGAGTTTCTGTTTGAGCTTCTGCTGCTTTTTTAGAGTAGGGAGGTGAGTAGAGGGAGGTGAGGCTCTCTTGAAGGGCCTGGTGCTTGAAGAGCTGCATCTGCGCGGTATCGGTTTCTGCGACTTCTGCTCCGCAGTAGGTGCAGATTGTAGAATCATAGGAGATCCTTCCATCGCAATTGGCACAAACTTTCTGGCGATCTGTTGGCTTCATACACCACCTCAAATTCTCATTTCTATTCTCATCCTCGCATAAACCCCGAGATTTTGGAAATGCCGAAATCAAACAAGATACTATTCGCTAAAAAGATTGTGAAAGAGAAGATTTTACACAGAGATCACGGAGACACAGAGAAAGAAGAGAAAAAGAAAAAAATGCCGCGAAGCGGCAGGGGATCCATCTTTTCTGCAGGGAGCAGAAGAGATGATCTTCTCCTCTTTCTCTGTGTCTCCGTGATCTCTGTGTAAAATTCCTGGGTCTCCCTCTCTCTTGGGTAGCG
This window of the Chlamydiales bacterium genome carries:
- the secA gene encoding preprotein translocase subunit SecA: MFGILKKIFGTAQSRKLKKYAKIVSQVNAWDEKYKSLSDEELKHKTVEFKERIANGETLDQLLPEAYGVVKNACRRLCGIDVHVSGYDQKWDMVPYDVQILGATALHYGSIAEMQTGEGKTLTASLPLYLNALSGKPVHLVTVNDYLAQRDCEWMGTISRWLGLTVKPLISSTPHHLRKGIYEADIVYGTSSEFGFDYLRDNSMVQSKEEQCQRGHFFAIIDEVDSILIDEARTPLIISGPSTSSRQMYDELKDGVADLVRLQRDLCNRLATEARKTLEQLGMLTEGEKPKLEKKAAADAKEAFRKFWLVSKGTPQNKILKRMREDPDLRSEIESWDTYYYSESNKQERSAALSELYIIVDERASEYELTDKGIHSWMGSRTNEPNEDDFLMIDLGGEYAKIDENPDLSEQEKLKQKVALREEDALRKERSHNLRQLFRAHLLMEKDIDYIVVDNKIVIIDENTGRPQPGRRFSDGLHQSIEAKEGVAIQQETQTYATITLQNYFRMYKKISGMTGTAMTEANEFKDIYKLDVLAIPTHRGCHRKDADDEIYMTEREKYNAILKDLQEIHALGRPILIGTESVEVSEKLSRILKLGKLEHTVLNAKNHAKEAEIIADAGRKGAITVATNMAGRGTDIKLKEGAADVGGLHVVGTTRHQSRRIDRQLRGRSARLGDPGSSKFYVSFEDSLMRLFTSPRITSFLQRFRPPEGEPISAKVLNKSIETAQKRVEQRNYTIRKHTLEYDDVMNKQREEIYSFRNEVLHTENTAALAEEILEEVCADLSSQFLAIHSSKNGWDVEGYRQWLMTQFPVKFDKEEFEGANAKPEELERKAQQLVVQAFRDKLANDCEMLEKAQLALAPATGAIDPNGILKEVVRNVLIRTIDQYWQEHLLHIDHLRAEVHLRAIGQKDPLIEFKHEAFALFQSLSAKIKMEIAHALFKFAMMMPEPPEKMELPREDRLQHRTDLSMLPNFFSEEETLDIQG